The Brassica napus cultivar Da-Ae chromosome C7, Da-Ae, whole genome shotgun sequence genome has a segment encoding these proteins:
- the LOC106418448 gene encoding plastid-lipid-associated protein 6, chloroplastic: MAASSALSSPALLSNNRSPPSCGSVRCSMSSSPVLIATPRSSRLRFTIPERRSLVVKSTVGEVSFREPETSGMESLKLKLLSVVSGLNRGLVASVDDLQSAEAAAKLLEAAGGPVDLTNDLDKLQGKWRLLYSSAFSSRSLGGSRPGLPTGRLIPVTLGQVFQRIDVFSKDFDNIAEVEIGAPWPFPPLEATATLAHKFELLGTCKIKITFEKTTVKTSGNLAQIPPFEIPRLPDSFRPPSNPRTGDFEVTYVDENMRITRGDRGELRVFVIA; encoded by the exons ATGGCGGCTTCTTCTGCTCTCTCCTCACCAGCGCTTCTCTCCAACAACCGCTCTCCTCCGTCATGCGGCTCCGTCAGATGCTCGATGTCCTCCTCGCCGGTTCTCATCGCTACTCCCAGATCGTCTCGTTTGCGCTTCACTATACCTGAGAGGAGAAGCCTCGTCGTGAAATCAACCGTCGGCGAGGTCTCCTTCCGCGAACCGGAGACATCGGGAATGGAATCGCTGAAACTCAAATTACTG AGCGTGGTTTCGGGTTTGAACAGAGGACTTGTGGCGAGTGTAGATGATCTACAAAGTGCTGAGGCCGCTGCTAAATTACTTGAAGCCGCTGGTGGGCCCGTGGATCTAACCAATGATCTTGACAAACTCCAAGGGAAATGGAGGCTGCTGTATAGCAGCGCCTTCTCTTCTCGCTCTTTGGGTGGTAGCCGTCCTGGACTCCCCACTGGTCGCTTGATTCCCGTCACTCTTGGCCAG GTGTTTCAGAGGATTGATGTGTTTAGCAAAGATTTCGATAACATAGCCGAAGTGGAGATAGGAGCTCCATGGCCGTTTCCGCCTCTGGAAGCCACTGCCACATTGGCTCACAAATTCGAACTCTTAG GTACTTGCAAGATCAAGATCACATTTGAGAAAACAACTGTCAAGACATCCGGAAACTTAGCACAGATTCCTCCGTTTGAGATCCCGAGGCTTCCCGACAGTTTCAGGCCACCGTCTAACCCTAGAACTGGAGATTTTGAAGTCACCTATGTTGATGAGAACATGCGCATAACTCGTGGGGATAGAGGTGAACTTAGGGTCTTTGTCATTGCTTAA